The following coding sequences lie in one Bacteroides helcogenes P 36-108 genomic window:
- a CDS encoding K(+)-transporting ATPase subunit C yields MKTLWKSIKVTLAFCVFFFVFYISFLWTFAFFVGTGKGNARVAVLDGKVVGAINVGQMFTKDVYFWGRPSAGGYAADASGGSNRAPTDDRYIAEIEARIDHFLLHHPYLSRKDVPAEMVTSGGSGLDPDITPTCAYIQVKRVARARGMKEADVRAVVEKAVERPLLGLFGTEKVNVLKLNIALEEAGR; encoded by the coding sequence ATGAAAACCCTTTGGAAATCGATTAAAGTCACACTCGCATTCTGCGTATTCTTTTTCGTGTTCTATATTTCTTTTTTGTGGACATTTGCATTCTTTGTCGGGACCGGAAAAGGCAATGCCAGAGTGGCTGTCCTCGACGGTAAGGTGGTGGGAGCCATCAATGTGGGCCAGATGTTTACAAAAGATGTTTATTTTTGGGGACGACCATCTGCTGGTGGTTATGCCGCCGATGCTTCAGGAGGTAGCAACAGGGCTCCTACGGATGATCGATACATCGCAGAGATAGAAGCCCGCATAGACCACTTTTTGCTACATCACCCTTATCTGTCCCGCAAGGATGTGCCTGCTGAAATGGTTACTTCCGGCGGATCAGGCCTTGATCCGGACATCACTCCTACCTGTGCTTATATCCAGGTGAAGCGGGTGGCGCGAGCACGGGGGATGAAAGAGGCGGACGTAAGGGCTGTTGTTGAAAAGGCAGTGGAACGACCGTTGCTTGGACTGTTTGGTACGGAGAAAGTGAATGTGCTGAAACTGAATATTGCTTTGGAGGAAGCAGGGCGATGA
- a CDS encoding sensor protein KdpD, which yields MSREENVRHFLDLIRESRRGKFKVYIGMIAGVGKSYRMLQEAHDLLDNGVDVRIGYIETHGRAGTDAQLEGLPVIPRRKIFYKGKELEEMDLDTIILMHPEIVVVDELAHTNVEGSRNEKRWQDVMELLEEGINVISAVNIQHIESVNEEVQSISGIEVKERIPDSVLQKADEVVNIDLTAEELIARLKTGKIYKPEKVSVALNNFFRTENILQLRELALKEVAMQVEKKVKNEVVAGVGVRHEKFLACISSHEKTPRRIIRKAARLATRYNTSFAALYVQTPRESADRINLASQRYLLNHFRLVTELNGEVVQVQSGNILDAIVTTCKERQITTVCMGGPSFPLLRSLFMILKYRKFMDDLAQENIDLIILA from the coding sequence ATGAGCAGGGAAGAAAATGTCCGGCACTTCCTCGACCTGATAAGAGAATCACGACGAGGCAAGTTCAAAGTTTATATTGGCATGATTGCAGGGGTAGGCAAGTCCTACCGTATGCTTCAGGAGGCGCATGACCTGCTGGACAATGGAGTCGATGTAAGGATAGGATATATCGAGACGCACGGACGTGCCGGTACGGATGCACAACTGGAAGGGCTGCCCGTCATCCCCCGCCGCAAAATCTTTTATAAAGGCAAGGAACTGGAGGAAATGGATTTGGATACCATCATTCTGATGCATCCCGAAATAGTGGTCGTGGATGAACTGGCGCATACCAACGTGGAAGGCAGCCGTAATGAAAAGCGCTGGCAGGATGTGATGGAACTGCTTGAAGAGGGAATTAATGTAATTTCCGCAGTCAACATACAGCATATTGAGAGCGTCAACGAAGAAGTGCAGAGCATTTCGGGTATTGAAGTGAAAGAGCGAATTCCGGACAGTGTGTTGCAGAAAGCGGATGAGGTGGTGAATATAGATTTGACCGCTGAAGAACTGATAGCACGTTTGAAAACGGGCAAGATATACAAGCCCGAAAAAGTGTCCGTAGCTCTGAATAATTTCTTCAGGACGGAGAATATTCTTCAGTTGCGCGAACTGGCACTGAAAGAAGTTGCCATGCAGGTGGAAAAGAAGGTGAAGAACGAAGTGGTGGCTGGTGTGGGAGTTCGCCATGAGAAATTTCTGGCATGTATCAGCAGTCACGAGAAGACGCCGCGGCGTATCATCCGTAAGGCGGCGCGCTTGGCTACACGTTACAATACATCGTTTGCGGCCCTCTATGTGCAGACACCACGCGAGAGTGCCGACCGCATCAACTTGGCGAGCCAGCGTTATTTGCTGAATCATTTTAGGCTGGTGACCGAATTGAACGGGGAAGTGGTTCAAGTGCAGTCGGGGAATATACTGGACGCTATTGTCACGACTTGCAAAGAGAGGCAGATAACGACAGTGTGCATGGGCGGTCCCTCTTTTCCTCTTTTGCGATCCTTGTTTATGATATTGAAATACAGAAAATTTATGGATGATTTGGCACAGGAAAACATAGATTTGATTATACTTGCATAA